A genomic window from Pseudonocardia broussonetiae includes:
- a CDS encoding histidine phosphatase family protein — translation MRLVLVRHAECLGNVDKSAYTRIPDHALPLTPAGERQAREAGPRLRGLLGDGPYGVVVSPYRRTLHSLALFGLDPVATVQEPRLREQDWGNLQDDDGQRRQEAERHAYGHFFYRLAHGESGADVDDRIAAFLGELDLRPPGVDALLLVTHGLTMRLLARRAMGWSVSLFESLSNPACCEDRVLTRGADGWTLDRPFAQWRAADDGSVQ, via the coding sequence ATGCGCCTGGTGCTGGTCCGGCATGCGGAGTGCCTCGGCAACGTCGACAAGTCGGCGTACACGCGGATCCCGGACCACGCCCTGCCGCTGACGCCGGCGGGTGAGCGGCAGGCCCGGGAGGCGGGCCCGCGGCTGCGCGGCCTGCTCGGCGACGGCCCGTACGGGGTCGTCGTGAGCCCGTACCGGCGCACGCTGCACAGCCTCGCGCTGTTCGGGCTCGACCCCGTCGCCACGGTGCAGGAGCCGCGCCTGCGCGAGCAGGACTGGGGCAACCTGCAGGACGACGACGGCCAGCGGCGCCAGGAGGCCGAGCGCCACGCCTACGGCCACTTCTTCTACCGGCTCGCCCACGGCGAGTCCGGGGCCGACGTCGACGACCGCATCGCGGCGTTCCTCGGCGAGCTCGACCTGCGCCCGCCCGGCGTCGACGCGCTGCTGCTCGTGACGCACGGGCTCACGATGCGGCTGCTGGCGCGGCGGGCGATGGGCTGGTCGGTGTCGCTGTTCGAGTCGCTGTCGAACCCGGCCTGCTGCGAGGACCGCGTCCTGACCCGCGGCGCCGACGGCTGGACGCTGGACCGCCCGTTCGCCCAGTGGCGGGCCGCCGACGACGGCTCGGTGCAGTGA
- a CDS encoding glycosyltransferase: MTQTVEKAATMDAPTVANGLLQRVILPRSGDPMSVRSLYLDERTGLRLTTPPPLPGAPLREVSLVGTAATSRRLRVVSRTSALVPEQSEVSFGAYFNAFAAGYWRHWSSLTEVHLRLELRGAGRVDVYRTKADGSQIFVGGEVVDGHHDLDMALDLRPFEDGGWYWFDLTTDSGELTLESGGWYAAEESPVRAAVTIGMPTFNRPADCVATLNAIAEDPAVLDAVVAVIIPDQGTKKVRDEAGFDAVAAKLGDTLRIIDQPNLGGSGGYARIMYEALGSTDCEQILFMDDDILLEPDSVLRAVAFSRYSREPMLVGGQMLSLQARSQLSTMGEVVDRNAFLWRNAPGTEPHHDLAERTLRQTPWLHRRTDVDYNAWWMCLIPRSVAEDLGLPLPLFIKWDDAEYGLRARGKGYRTATVPGIAIWHMSFLEKDDTSDWQAYFHYRNRFVAAALHGPDNPRALLVDTLKRSLRHLMLMEYSAMALQEMALRDFLAGPEQLFPKLPVVLGEIRAKRAEFDDGRPLDSATQVPLSELDALAAQAFPEPPTKKLAIVKGLAQSVLHNLRPVDPAHAVVPQRNVPSKQAQWFVLSRLDSATVSTPDGRGVTFRRRDPALFKAMMKQSVAQLREVARVWPELRQRYRDAVPELTGREGWKRIFDA, encoded by the coding sequence ATGACCCAGACCGTCGAGAAGGCAGCCACCATGGACGCCCCCACCGTCGCGAACGGCCTGCTCCAACGGGTCATCCTCCCCCGCTCGGGCGACCCCATGAGCGTCCGCTCGCTCTACCTCGACGAGCGCACGGGTCTGCGCCTCACGACCCCGCCGCCCCTCCCGGGCGCCCCGCTGCGCGAGGTCAGCCTCGTCGGCACCGCGGCCACGTCGCGCCGCCTGCGGGTCGTCTCCCGCACCTCGGCGCTCGTGCCGGAGCAGAGCGAGGTGTCGTTCGGGGCGTACTTCAACGCCTTCGCCGCCGGCTACTGGCGCCACTGGTCGAGCCTGACGGAGGTGCACCTCCGCCTGGAGCTCCGGGGCGCCGGCCGTGTCGACGTCTACCGCACCAAGGCCGACGGCTCGCAGATCTTCGTCGGCGGCGAGGTCGTCGACGGCCACCACGACCTCGACATGGCGCTCGACCTCCGCCCCTTCGAGGACGGCGGCTGGTACTGGTTCGACCTCACCACCGACTCCGGCGAGCTGACGCTGGAGTCCGGCGGCTGGTACGCCGCGGAGGAGTCGCCGGTCCGCGCGGCCGTCACGATCGGGATGCCGACCTTCAACCGGCCGGCCGACTGCGTCGCCACCCTGAACGCGATCGCGGAGGACCCCGCCGTCCTCGACGCCGTGGTGGCCGTGATCATCCCCGACCAGGGCACGAAGAAGGTCCGCGACGAGGCCGGCTTCGACGCCGTCGCCGCGAAGCTCGGCGACACGCTCCGGATCATCGACCAGCCCAACCTCGGCGGCTCCGGCGGCTACGCCCGGATCATGTACGAGGCGCTCGGCAGCACCGACTGCGAGCAGATCCTCTTCATGGACGACGACATCCTGCTCGAGCCCGACTCCGTGCTCCGCGCCGTCGCCTTCTCGCGCTACAGCCGCGAGCCGATGCTGGTCGGCGGGCAGATGCTCTCGCTGCAGGCGCGCTCGCAGCTCTCCACGATGGGCGAGGTCGTCGACCGCAACGCCTTCCTGTGGCGCAACGCCCCGGGCACCGAGCCGCACCACGACCTGGCCGAGCGCACGCTGCGCCAGACGCCGTGGCTGCACCGGCGCACCGACGTCGACTACAACGCCTGGTGGATGTGCCTGATCCCGCGGTCGGTCGCCGAGGACCTGGGCCTGCCGCTGCCGCTGTTCATCAAGTGGGACGACGCCGAGTACGGGCTGCGGGCCCGCGGCAAGGGCTACCGCACGGCGACCGTGCCGGGCATCGCCATCTGGCACATGTCGTTCCTGGAGAAGGACGACACGAGCGACTGGCAGGCCTACTTCCACTACCGCAACCGGTTCGTCGCGGCCGCGCTGCACGGGCCCGACAACCCGCGCGCGCTGCTCGTCGACACCCTCAAGCGCTCCCTGCGCCACCTGATGCTCATGGAGTACTCGGCGATGGCGCTGCAGGAGATGGCGCTGCGCGACTTCCTCGCCGGCCCCGAGCAGCTGTTCCCGAAGCTGCCCGTCGTGCTGGGCGAGATCCGGGCCAAGCGGGCCGAGTTCGACGACGGCCGCCCGCTCGACTCGGCCACCCAGGTGCCGCTCTCCGAGCTCGACGCGCTGGCCGCCCAGGCGTTCCCGGAGCCGCCGACGAAGAAGCTGGCGATCGTCAAGGGCCTGGCGCAGAGCGTGCTGCACAACCTGCGGCCCGTGGACCCGGCGCACGCGGTCGTGCCGCAGCGCAACGTGCCGTCGAAGCAGGCGCAGTGGTTCGTCCTCTCGCGCCTCGACTCGGCCACCGTGTCGACCCCTGACGGCCGCGGCGTCACGTTCCGCCGCCGCGACCCGGCGCTGTTCAAGGCGATGATGAAGCAGTCGGTCGCGCAGCTGCGCGAGGTGGCGCGGGTGTGGCCGGAGCTGCGGCAGCGCTACCGGGACGCCGTTCCCGAGCTCACCGGCCGCGAGGGCTGGAAGCGCATCTTCGACGCCTGA
- a CDS encoding HNH endonuclease signature motif containing protein gives MFDSEVLDLPPEQTLGNTAPSGLFGLELEFATESLGVLSDTELVDAAVGFERLAAWAAARQAAVLAEFQGRSGDGSVRAVSAAVPLREWASDEIGMALTVSRGTAQVRLAQARRLSGVLRPTRDLLEGGRLCWSRARLVCDRLALLDDTLAAAVQDRVLPAAPGQTWAQLDAALRRAILALDPDGAAARHRSARVERRVDVFAGEDGMATLWARLTAPDAASSYAWLTRLARGLGADDPRTLDQRRADLLAAVLTGRLVLRDPAAAADTVAVVPVTPGKPLITVLVPHSTLTGFDDAPCELVGYGPIPALLAREVAADAVWRRLVSDPLTGTVLEYGRTTYRPPAALADHVRARDITCRAPGCRRPAATCELDHVVPWDPGGTTGEDNLVALCPAHHDLKEQPGWQTELRPDRALEWTTPTGHRYRTGRHDHRVR, from the coding sequence ATGTTCGACAGCGAGGTGCTCGACCTGCCCCCCGAGCAGACGCTGGGCAACACCGCGCCCTCCGGACTGTTCGGGCTCGAGCTGGAGTTCGCCACCGAGTCGCTGGGTGTTCTCTCTGACACCGAGCTCGTGGACGCCGCTGTCGGGTTCGAGCGTCTCGCCGCCTGGGCGGCTGCCCGGCAGGCCGCTGTTCTCGCCGAGTTCCAGGGACGTTCCGGGGACGGCTCTGTGCGCGCCGTCAGCGCTGCCGTGCCGTTGCGGGAGTGGGCCTCCGACGAGATCGGGATGGCGCTCACCGTGTCCCGAGGGACTGCGCAGGTGCGGTTGGCTCAGGCCCGGCGGCTCTCCGGCGTGCTCCGCCCTACCCGTGATCTGTTGGAGGGCGGGCGCTTGTGCTGGTCGCGTGCACGGCTGGTGTGTGACCGGCTCGCCCTGCTCGACGACACGCTCGCCGCCGCCGTCCAGGATCGGGTGCTGCCCGCTGCGCCGGGGCAGACCTGGGCGCAGCTCGACGCCGCCCTGCGGCGGGCGATCCTCGCGCTCGACCCGGACGGTGCTGCCGCTCGGCACCGGTCCGCTCGCGTGGAGCGGCGGGTGGACGTGTTCGCGGGTGAGGACGGGATGGCGACCTTGTGGGCCCGGCTGACCGCCCCGGACGCCGCGTCGTCCTACGCGTGGCTGACCCGGCTCGCCCGGGGTCTCGGCGCCGACGACCCGCGGACGTTGGACCAGCGCCGGGCGGACCTGCTCGCCGCCGTCCTCACCGGACGCCTGGTCCTGCGCGACCCCGCCGCCGCCGCTGACACGGTCGCTGTCGTGCCGGTGACACCGGGGAAGCCACTCATCACCGTGCTGGTCCCGCACTCCACGCTCACCGGCTTCGACGACGCACCGTGCGAGCTCGTCGGGTACGGCCCGATCCCCGCGCTACTGGCCCGGGAGGTCGCCGCCGACGCCGTGTGGCGGCGCCTGGTCAGCGACCCCCTCACCGGAACGGTGCTCGAGTACGGGCGCACCACCTACCGGCCCCCCGCCGCCCTCGCCGACCACGTCCGCGCCCGCGACATCACCTGCCGCGCCCCCGGCTGCCGACGCCCCGCCGCCACCTGCGAACTCGACCACGTCGTCCCCTGGGACCCCGGCGGGACCACCGGCGAGGACAACCTCGTCGCCCTCTGCCCCGCCCACCACGACCTCAAGGAACAACCCGGCTGGCAGACCGAACTCCGACCCGACCGCGCCCTGGAATGGACCACCCCGACCGGGCACCGCTACCGGACCGGGCGCCACGACCACCGGGTCCGCTGA
- the glf gene encoding UDP-galactopyranose mutase: MDSVSYADYDLVIVGSGFFGLTIAERVASELDKRVLVLERRSHLGGNAYSEREPETGIEVHRYGAHLFHTSNARVWEYCNRFTAFTGYQHRVFAKVADQVYAFPMNLALINQFFGRSYSPSEARALIAEQAGEIDTKDAKNLEEKGISLVGRPLYEAFVKGYTAKQWQTDPTQLDASIISRLPVRYTFDNRYFNDTFEGLPVDGYTAWLERMADHPNIEVRTEVDYFDVRDQIPTGTPTVYTGPLDAYFGNSEGALSWRTLDFEQEIVDTPDFQGAPVINYNDEDVPFTRILEFRHFHPERAYSTDKTVIVREFSRFAEPGDEPYYPVNTPDDRAKLLRYRELARKETANANVLFGGRLGTYQYLDMHMAIGSALSMFDNRIAPYFTDGRALAGTENVED; the protein is encoded by the coding sequence GTGGACTCCGTGAGCTATGCGGACTACGACCTCGTGATCGTCGGCTCGGGCTTCTTCGGCCTGACCATCGCGGAGCGGGTGGCCAGCGAGCTGGACAAGCGCGTCCTGGTGCTCGAGCGGCGTTCCCACCTGGGCGGCAACGCCTACTCCGAGCGCGAGCCGGAGACCGGCATCGAGGTCCACCGCTACGGCGCGCACCTCTTCCACACCTCCAACGCGCGGGTGTGGGAGTACTGCAACCGCTTCACCGCGTTCACCGGCTACCAGCACCGTGTCTTCGCGAAGGTCGCCGACCAGGTCTACGCGTTCCCGATGAACCTGGCGCTGATCAACCAGTTCTTCGGCCGCTCCTACTCGCCCTCCGAGGCGCGCGCGCTCATCGCCGAGCAGGCGGGCGAGATCGACACCAAGGACGCGAAGAACCTGGAGGAGAAGGGCATCTCGCTGGTCGGGCGCCCGCTCTACGAGGCCTTCGTCAAGGGCTACACCGCCAAGCAGTGGCAGACCGACCCGACGCAGCTCGACGCGTCGATCATCTCCCGGCTCCCGGTGCGCTACACGTTCGACAACCGCTACTTCAACGACACGTTCGAGGGCCTGCCCGTCGACGGGTACACCGCGTGGCTGGAGCGGATGGCGGACCACCCGAACATCGAGGTGCGCACCGAGGTCGACTACTTCGACGTCCGCGACCAGATCCCGACCGGCACCCCGACGGTCTACACGGGCCCGCTCGACGCCTACTTCGGCAACTCGGAGGGCGCCCTGTCGTGGCGCACGCTCGACTTCGAGCAGGAGATCGTCGACACGCCCGACTTCCAGGGCGCGCCGGTGATCAACTACAACGACGAGGACGTCCCCTTCACCCGGATCCTCGAGTTCCGGCACTTCCACCCGGAGCGGGCCTACAGCACCGACAAGACGGTCATCGTCCGCGAGTTCTCGCGCTTCGCGGAGCCCGGTGACGAGCCGTACTACCCGGTCAACACGCCCGACGACCGCGCCAAGCTGCTCCGCTACCGCGAGCTCGCCCGCAAGGAGACGGCCAACGCCAACGTGCTGTTCGGCGGCCGCCTGGGCACCTACCAGTACCTCGACATGCACATGGCCATCGGCTCGGCGCTGAGCATGTTCGACAACCGCATCGCCCCGTACTTCACCGACGGCCGTGCGCTGGCCGGCACGGAGAATGTCGAGGACTGA
- a CDS encoding DUF6541 family protein, which translates to MAELLAAWLPALPAALVAVAWCVLPGLLVTTALGLRGVLAWGTAPAVSVATVAVGAVVASAAALPWSPLVALVPALALALLLAAARWGRARLRLRRDAPAPPPPARDGTPVTLAAIAGLAVAALVGAFTVVDGMSLPTALSQTYDAVFHYSAVARIVAEGDASSLTLGTLTSPGAVAAFYPAAWHDLVSLVVLTAGASVPVASNAVAGVMAAVVWPLSCTALVRVVAGPSWAAVAAAPVLATGFIAFPWSLLSFGVLWPNLVGMSLVPAVLAVVVAAVGREAVGPLTRARAVVLLPVLLAGLALGHPSTVFSLAVIGAFPVGWSFARMLGRMLRAGRWAVAVPAGLAAVAVVTAVVGWLLTSPVFDDVRSFDWPAFVTPLDAVRETALGATNSKGPAWVVSVVVLVGLVAALWRPGYRWLVPAHLASATLYVLAASSESPLTAAITAFWYNDSYRLAAMIPVTGVPLAVVGLLAVGALLGRLPGLSRIGTDGLTALATVAVLVGSGGMYARTHASFVDDSYLAVPAGRSELVDPAERAFYDRVAAIVPPDAVVAQNPWTGSALLWALTGREVLFPHLTGDWTADQDLIGRHLDDVQADPATCAVVTRSDVRYLLVGNADFWPGDARSLEYPGLASPDPRSGFELLASDRFGNALYRVPACDPAAGSPADG; encoded by the coding sequence ATGGCTGAGCTCCTCGCGGCGTGGCTCCCGGCACTGCCGGCCGCGCTGGTCGCGGTGGCCTGGTGCGTGCTCCCCGGGCTGCTCGTCACGACGGCCCTCGGGCTGCGGGGCGTCCTCGCCTGGGGCACCGCGCCCGCCGTGTCGGTGGCGACGGTCGCGGTCGGCGCCGTCGTCGCGTCGGCCGCCGCGCTGCCGTGGTCGCCCCTCGTCGCACTCGTCCCGGCCCTCGCGCTCGCCCTGCTCCTCGCCGCCGCCCGGTGGGGGCGCGCCCGGCTGCGGCTCAGGCGGGACGCGCCCGCGCCCCCGCCGCCCGCCCGGGACGGCACCCCCGTCACGCTGGCCGCGATCGCGGGGCTCGCCGTCGCCGCGCTGGTCGGGGCGTTCACGGTGGTCGACGGCATGAGCCTGCCGACGGCGCTCTCCCAGACCTACGACGCCGTGTTCCACTACAGCGCCGTCGCCCGGATCGTCGCCGAGGGCGACGCGTCGTCGCTGACGCTCGGCACACTGACATCGCCGGGCGCCGTCGCAGCCTTCTACCCGGCGGCCTGGCACGACCTGGTCTCGCTCGTCGTCCTCACCGCGGGCGCCTCGGTCCCGGTCGCCTCCAACGCCGTGGCCGGGGTGATGGCCGCGGTCGTGTGGCCGCTGAGCTGCACCGCGCTGGTCCGCGTCGTCGCCGGTCCGTCGTGGGCCGCGGTGGCCGCGGCTCCGGTGCTGGCCACCGGGTTCATCGCGTTCCCGTGGTCGCTGCTCAGCTTCGGCGTGCTGTGGCCCAACCTCGTCGGCATGAGCCTGGTGCCCGCCGTGCTCGCCGTGGTCGTCGCCGCGGTCGGGCGCGAGGCGGTCGGTCCCCTCACCCGGGCGCGCGCGGTCGTCCTGCTGCCGGTCCTGCTCGCCGGCCTGGCCCTCGGCCACCCGAGCACGGTGTTCAGCCTCGCGGTGATCGGCGCGTTCCCGGTCGGCTGGTCGTTCGCGCGGATGCTCGGCCGGATGCTCCGGGCGGGGCGGTGGGCGGTGGCGGTGCCGGCCGGGCTGGCCGCGGTCGCGGTGGTCACCGCGGTCGTCGGGTGGCTCCTCACCTCACCGGTCTTCGACGACGTCCGGTCCTTCGACTGGCCGGCGTTCGTGACGCCGCTCGACGCCGTCCGCGAGACCGCGCTCGGCGCCACCAACAGCAAGGGCCCGGCGTGGGTCGTGTCGGTCGTGGTGCTCGTCGGCCTGGTCGCCGCGCTGTGGCGGCCCGGGTACCGCTGGCTGGTGCCCGCCCACCTGGCCTCGGCGACCCTCTACGTGCTGGCCGCCTCCTCCGAGTCGCCGCTGACCGCCGCCATCACGGCGTTCTGGTACAACGACTCGTACCGGCTCGCCGCGATGATCCCGGTCACCGGGGTCCCGCTCGCCGTCGTCGGGCTGCTCGCCGTCGGGGCCCTGCTGGGCCGCCTGCCCGGCCTGTCCCGGATCGGCACCGATGGACTCACCGCCCTGGCCACCGTCGCGGTGCTCGTCGGCTCGGGCGGCATGTACGCCCGCACGCACGCCTCCTTCGTCGACGACTCCTACCTCGCCGTCCCCGCCGGCCGGTCCGAGCTCGTCGACCCGGCCGAGCGCGCCTTCTACGACCGGGTCGCCGCGATCGTCCCGCCCGACGCGGTGGTGGCGCAGAACCCGTGGACGGGCAGCGCCCTGCTCTGGGCGCTCACCGGCCGCGAGGTGCTGTTCCCGCACCTCACCGGCGACTGGACGGCCGACCAGGACCTCATCGGGCGCCACCTCGACGACGTGCAGGCCGATCCGGCGACCTGCGCCGTCGTCACGCGCTCGGACGTGCGCTACCTCCTGGTCGGCAACGCCGACTTCTGGCCGGGCGACGCGCGCAGCCTGGAGTACCCGGGCCTGGCGAGCCCGGACCCGCGCAGCGGCTTCGAGCTCCTGGCGTCCGACCGGTTCGGCAACGCCCTGTACCGGGTGCCCGCCTGCGACCCGGCGGCGGGCTCACCGGCCGACGGGTGA
- a CDS encoding glycosyltransferase family 2 protein, whose product MIVDVMLPHYGRLDLVQDTVRSVLAQDDPQWRLTIVDDSGDLPDQGLAAWCEGLGEPRVRYLRNERNLGINRNFQRCVDLVEHELAVVIGMDDLMLPGHVGTVRRAHAAHPDVAMVQPGVEVVDGDGVPTRTLVDVSKRWVYAPRVTAPTVLAGEELAASLLRGNWLYFPSICWRSGPLKRTGFRPGLSVVQDLALVLDLVLAGESLLVEPTTCFRYRRHGGSVSSAHAVDGRRFAEERGFFLDSADRMAARGWPRAARAARRHTSSRLNALVRLPVALRSGQRDGMRALARHAFGGR is encoded by the coding sequence GTGATCGTCGACGTCATGCTGCCCCACTACGGGCGGCTCGACCTCGTGCAGGACACCGTCCGCAGCGTCCTCGCCCAGGACGACCCGCAGTGGCGGCTCACGATCGTCGACGACTCGGGGGACCTGCCCGACCAGGGGCTCGCCGCCTGGTGCGAGGGCCTGGGCGAGCCGCGCGTCCGGTACCTGCGCAACGAGCGCAACCTGGGGATCAACCGCAACTTCCAGCGCTGCGTCGACCTCGTCGAGCACGAGCTGGCCGTCGTCATCGGCATGGACGACCTGATGCTGCCGGGCCACGTCGGCACCGTCCGCCGCGCCCACGCCGCGCACCCGGACGTCGCCATGGTGCAGCCGGGGGTCGAGGTCGTCGACGGGGACGGCGTGCCGACCCGCACGCTCGTCGACGTCTCCAAGCGCTGGGTCTACGCCCCGCGGGTCACCGCGCCGACCGTGCTCGCCGGCGAGGAGCTCGCGGCGAGCCTGCTGCGCGGCAACTGGCTCTACTTCCCGTCGATCTGCTGGCGGTCCGGGCCGCTCAAGCGCACCGGCTTCCGCCCCGGCCTGTCGGTGGTGCAGGACCTCGCGCTCGTGCTGGACCTGGTGCTGGCCGGCGAGTCGCTGCTGGTCGAGCCGACGACGTGCTTCCGCTACCGCCGCCACGGCGGGTCGGTCTCCTCGGCGCACGCCGTCGACGGCCGCCGCTTCGCCGAGGAGCGCGGCTTCTTCCTCGACTCCGCCGACCGGATGGCGGCCCGCGGCTGGCCGCGCGCGGCGCGCGCCGCGCGCCGGCACACGTCCTCGCGGCTCAACGCGCTGGTCCGGCTGCCGGTGGCCCTGCGCAGCGGGCAGCGCGACGGGATGCGCGCCCTCGCGCGGCACGCCTTCGGCGGTCGCTGA
- a CDS encoding DUF2304 domain-containing protein, which translates to MLIQIILVVAVVAVLFLFVRSSGAVYVQASKRIALVLFAIANIYAVMRPDDLTAVARVLGVGRGTDLVLYALVVAFMAGMFSFYQRFRVVDRRYTELARTVAIREAELVNRERGIVPEPVVSTGDGGALPTVER; encoded by the coding sequence GTGCTGATCCAGATCATCCTGGTGGTGGCCGTCGTGGCCGTGCTGTTCCTGTTCGTCCGGAGCAGCGGCGCGGTCTACGTGCAGGCCAGCAAGCGCATCGCGCTCGTGCTGTTCGCGATCGCCAACATCTACGCCGTCATGCGGCCCGACGACCTCACCGCGGTCGCGCGCGTGCTCGGCGTCGGCCGCGGCACCGACCTCGTGCTCTACGCGCTGGTCGTGGCGTTCATGGCCGGCATGTTCAGCTTCTACCAGCGCTTCCGCGTCGTCGACCGGCGCTACACCGAGCTGGCGCGCACCGTCGCCATCCGCGAGGCGGAGCTGGTCAACCGCGAGCGGGGGATCGTGCCGGAGCCGGTCGTCTCCACCGGGGACGGCGGCGCGCTGCCGACCGTCGAGCGGTGA
- a CDS encoding glycosyltransferase family 2 protein, translating into MVDPGPVNDDVWVVIPVFNEAQVLEQVVRQTLVVFPNVVCVDDGSRDGSVEAVLRTRAHLVRHPVNLGQGAALQTGLTYARAQPGARYFVMFDADGQHRLEDASTMVQVARSGAADVVLGTRFAENAESVPLLKRIVLRTAVLLSPAGRKLKLTDAHNGLRVLTRPVADDLQITMNGMAHASEIVSYLGRSSWRVREVPVSIRYTEYSRSKGQSLLNGVNILFDLSVRQRGG; encoded by the coding sequence GTGGTGGACCCCGGTCCGGTCAACGACGACGTCTGGGTCGTGATCCCGGTCTTCAACGAGGCGCAGGTCCTGGAGCAGGTCGTCCGCCAGACCCTCGTGGTGTTCCCGAACGTCGTCTGCGTCGACGACGGCAGCCGGGACGGGTCGGTCGAGGCGGTGCTGCGCACCCGCGCCCACCTGGTCCGGCACCCGGTCAACCTCGGCCAGGGGGCCGCGCTGCAGACCGGCCTCACCTACGCCAGGGCCCAGCCCGGCGCGCGGTACTTCGTCATGTTCGACGCCGACGGCCAGCACCGGCTGGAGGACGCCTCGACGATGGTCCAGGTCGCCCGCTCCGGTGCCGCCGACGTGGTGCTCGGCACGCGGTTCGCCGAGAACGCCGAGTCCGTCCCGCTGCTCAAGCGGATCGTGCTGCGCACCGCGGTGCTGCTCAGCCCGGCGGGTCGCAAGCTCAAGCTCACCGACGCCCACAACGGCCTGCGCGTGCTCACGCGCCCGGTCGCCGACGACCTGCAGATCACGATGAACGGGATGGCGCACGCGTCGGAGATCGTGTCCTACCTCGGCCGGTCGTCCTGGCGGGTGCGCGAGGTGCCGGTGTCGATCCGGTACACCGAGTACTCGCGCAGCAAGGGCCAGTCGCTGCTCAACGGCGTCAACATCCTGTTCGACCTGTCGGTCCGCCAGCGGGGAGGCTGA
- a CDS encoding lipopolysaccharide biosynthesis protein: MTRSGRMGTALHLALGLGVLGVAGYAFVAVVGHVFEGPADAGALSALISLYLVVNIVGPGVFAALEQETSRAVSAAVARGEPVRPVARRAAAFAFRSLAVLVVAVLVAWPLVLHRVFDGRVGLLVALLVAIAGSAAVYWARGVLGGQQRFTAYARTLYVEGAVRLLPGLGLVALAVTEPAAYGMAFALGSALAALSVAGTVRLPRATGPVPERMGRSLAYLMVAVALSQLVANLAPVVVTYRSPDDLVAATVFGSTFVLARIPLFLFAPVQAVLLPKLTRAATLGQRAELERRLKQVVGLVLGVGAVGVVGCAVLGPWAAEVLFNTAERPTVTVLTLLGAATMLMLVAMVVQPTLVALGQQRVVTVAWAAGTVVFLGLLVLPVAPVTAALVAQLVGPAVVVAVLAGGVLRALRAGHPGVDAGVPRVG, translated from the coding sequence GTGACGCGCAGCGGACGGATGGGCACCGCGCTGCACCTGGCCCTGGGACTCGGGGTCCTCGGTGTGGCCGGCTACGCGTTCGTCGCGGTGGTCGGGCACGTCTTCGAGGGCCCCGCCGACGCCGGCGCGCTGAGCGCTCTGATCTCGCTCTACCTGGTCGTGAACATCGTCGGGCCGGGCGTGTTCGCGGCGCTGGAGCAGGAGACGAGCCGCGCGGTGAGCGCGGCCGTCGCCCGCGGCGAGCCGGTGCGGCCGGTCGCCCGCCGCGCCGCCGCGTTCGCGTTCCGGTCCCTGGCCGTGCTCGTGGTGGCGGTCCTGGTCGCCTGGCCGCTGGTGCTGCACCGCGTGTTCGACGGGCGCGTGGGCCTGCTCGTCGCGCTGCTGGTGGCGATCGCCGGGTCGGCGGCCGTCTACTGGGCGCGGGGCGTGCTCGGCGGGCAGCAGCGCTTCACCGCCTACGCCCGCACGCTCTACGTCGAGGGGGCGGTGCGGCTGCTGCCCGGTCTGGGGCTGGTCGCGCTGGCGGTCACCGAGCCCGCGGCCTACGGGATGGCGTTCGCGCTCGGCTCGGCCCTCGCGGCGCTGAGCGTGGCCGGCACCGTCCGGCTGCCGCGCGCGACGGGCCCGGTGCCCGAGCGGATGGGCCGCTCGCTGGCGTACCTGATGGTGGCCGTGGCGCTGAGCCAGCTCGTGGCCAACCTGGCGCCGGTCGTCGTCACCTACCGCTCGCCCGACGACCTCGTCGCCGCGACGGTGTTCGGCTCCACGTTCGTGCTGGCGCGGATCCCGCTGTTCCTGTTCGCGCCCGTCCAGGCGGTCCTGCTGCCCAAGCTCACCCGCGCGGCCACCCTCGGGCAGCGCGCCGAGCTGGAGCGGCGGCTCAAGCAGGTGGTCGGGCTGGTGCTCGGGGTCGGCGCGGTCGGGGTCGTCGGGTGCGCCGTGCTCGGACCGTGGGCGGCCGAGGTGCTGTTCAACACCGCCGAGCGGCCGACGGTCACCGTGCTGACCCTGCTCGGGGCGGCGACGATGCTGATGCTGGTGGCGATGGTCGTGCAGCCGACGCTCGTCGCGCTGGGCCAGCAGCGGGTCGTCACCGTCGCGTGGGCGGCGGGGACCGTGGTGTTCCTGGGGCTGCTGGTGCTGCCCGTCGCCCCCGTCACGGCGGCGCTCGTCGCGCAGCTGGTGGGCCCCGCGGTCGTCGTCGCCGTACTGGCAGGTGGGGTGCTGCGCGCCCTGCGCGCGGGCCACCCGGGCGTGGACGCCGGGGTGCCGCGGGTAGGTTGA